The segment ATTGGCTTCACCTCTGAAATGTGAATCTGGGCGCGGTTCAGACACAAAAAAAGCGGGTTTTTTCAACCCGCGTGGTCTGTTTTGTGGGGATGTTGATCGGGGCCACTTCCTTATTATACAGGAGGTCTCCCCTGAGAACCAACACATCCCGGAGACCGATCATACTTTTTGGGCTCCCTCTTGCCCTTCCCACACACTTTTGAAGAACTCCTGCTGAAAAAACTCCGTCACTTTCTCCATCAGCACTCTGCGCGTCAAGATTCCGATGAAACGATTGTCCAGATCAATCACGGGAATATAGGGGCGGTCCAACAGTACATCGAAGGCAAATGAAAAAATGGAGTTGGGCAAGATCCCCGAATGATTCTGGTTCATCGCATCACGAACATAGAGATTGGCCAGTCGATCCAAGCGAAAATGGCTTCGATTCAACATCAAGTCGAGAATATCGGTTTTGCTGATGACCCCTTCCACCTTCCCGTCATCATCGATCACAGGAACGGAGGCATATCCTCTCCGGGTCAACACCAACAGGGCCCTCTCCAGCGTCCAATCCGGATGAACCGTCACCACTTTTTCCCGGGGGACAATCAAAGGAGAGATCTCACGATCAAAGAGACTGAGTTGCTCTTTTTCCATCGCAAATTCCTCCCGATCAGAGGTGAGAGATAGGAGGTGGGATGTGAGAACCGGGATCCCCGCCAACCAGTCGATAACCGCTTCCGCCCTTTTCAGACAGAAAAGGATCCCCGGAAAGCGGGTTGCCAAAAGCCCCGGTCCGGGAAAAGCGGTAGTGAAATTCAGGTATGGGGTTCAAAACCTTTGTTTACACGACATACTTTCTCCAGGCAACGAACATTCCGCCCCACAGTGGAAGCAGAAACCGCATGCCGTTTGGCGACGGATTCCTGGGTGAGTGAGCTTCCATGCAGCCGGGCCACGATATACTCCAATGCCGCGGCCCAACCTTCCACCTTGCGGATCTCAGGGAAATCAGCCCGATGTTCGCGCAGAAATTCAGACCAGATCAGCTGCGCATCATTTAAATGGGCCGTATCATACCGCCCTTTCATCGCTTCCAGACAACATTGAAGCACCTGCTCCCATGTCTTCAACCACCCCGGGAGCTCCTGAGCCAGTTCGTAGGGGTGGATGGTCATTTCCCGGCTTCCCAGAACCACCCGGTAGGGTTCGGCGGCAC is part of the Kroppenstedtia eburnea genome and harbors:
- a CDS encoding CBS domain-containing protein, giving the protein MEKEQLSLFDREISPLIVPREKVVTVHPDWTLERALLVLTRRGYASVPVIDDDGKVEGVISKTDILDLMLNRSHFRLDRLANLYVRDAMNQNHSGILPNSIFSFAFDVLLDRPYIPVIDLDNRFIGILTRRVLMEKVTEFFQQEFFKSVWEGQEGAQKV